GGCAACTATCGTCATTAAAATAGCGACCATGACGATGATAATCGCAATGCCTCGGTTAATTCCTTTACTTTCCATAAAATCCACCGCTGGTGTCAGGATTATGGAAAATATCCATGAAATAATCACCATCAGCAGAACGGACTTGACATACGGATAAATAATAAGTATTCCGGCAATTCCGAAAAATATTAGTAAGACACTCCAAAAGTTCTTCAGAATCAGCGGATAGAGTTGAAAAGCGTATTTATCCATTTTTTAACGCCTCTGTTTCGGATTGGCTTTTTGAGAGTAGCTCGTTTGTGCGACGTAGCCGCTCGCCGATGATTCTCGCCAAACCCCAGAGAATTTTTATACCGAGACTGGGTTTTCGATAAAGCAGGTCGAGTAAATCAGGTCGGAAAAATCCGATGATATCGCAATCGACGACAGCGATTGCCGACGCGGAACGTGGCGCTTCGTCGAGTAATGCCAGATCGCCGAAAAATGCGCCATCCGGTAAAACGGCTAAACTTTTTTTCTCGCCGTC
This genomic window from Candidatus Marinimicrobia bacterium CG08_land_8_20_14_0_20_45_22 contains:
- a CDS encoding cyclic nucleotide-binding domain-containing protein, with amino-acid sequence MSNPIWEHFEAQSKEKNDNIFKILKTVPIFSDLTSKEIAEIEKIIHRRNYKKNEPIFRMGDPGLGMYIIVEGSVEIAEENEDGEKKSLAVLPDGAFFGDLALLDEAPRSASAIAVVDCDIIGFFRPDLLDLLYRKPSLGIKILWGLARIIGERLRRTNELLSKSQSETEALKNG